The Aliivibrio fischeri genome contains a region encoding:
- a CDS encoding toxin-antitoxin system YwqK family antitoxin: MKKYIPVLFALSAVSGVSYAGTTTQSDSVDYLQMRNGIAYQVNQETPYTGKFVQKYDNGQISTKAQFKDGVEIGTESNWYPNGQMASKLNYKDGKLDGLMQTWYVNGQKKTEFTYKNNQLDGQATRWYDNGEKNLTVNYDDGQKDGLYTSYYANGKKATQANYDDGKIKDGSVTHWNNHGDKVEQLTFKNQKVVSEQTWMPES, encoded by the coding sequence ATGAAAAAATATATTCCTGTTCTATTTGCTCTAAGTGCTGTATCTGGTGTTAGTTATGCAGGTACAACAACACAAAGTGATTCTGTTGATTACTTACAAATGCGTAATGGCATTGCCTATCAAGTAAACCAAGAGACACCTTATACAGGGAAATTTGTTCAAAAATACGATAACGGACAAATCTCAACAAAAGCTCAATTCAAAGATGGCGTTGAAATTGGTACAGAAAGTAATTGGTATCCAAATGGCCAAATGGCTTCAAAACTTAATTATAAAGATGGCAAGCTTGATGGTTTAATGCAAACTTGGTACGTGAATGGTCAGAAAAAAACAGAATTCACGTATAAAAATAATCAGTTAGATGGCCAAGCAACACGTTGGTATGACAATGGCGAAAAAAATCTAACCGTTAATTACGATGATGGCCAAAAAGATGGCCTATACACCAGCTACTACGCTAATGGTAAAAAAGCCACTCAAGCAAATTACGACGATGGCAAAATCAAAGATGGCTCAGTTACCCACTGGAATAATCATGGTGACAAAGTAGAGCAATTAACCTTCAAAAACCAAAAAGTCGTGTCAGAGCAAACATGGATGCCAGAGAGTTAA
- a CDS encoding DJ-1/PfpI family protein, giving the protein MENNQVTKHVAVLLADGFEEGEAVVFIDIMRRLDIKVDVLSCMETTALETYFETRISADYTLKDKKDVLYDAVMMPGGPKGTDNLSANSMVIDFLKCHIEKDKYICALCSSGAKVLAANHLLNGRNYTTGGGLEKKFSDGCFQDKKVVVDGRFISGKGLGVSFEFAFTVAKHLLSDNVEKVEWQAQHIYFDHF; this is encoded by the coding sequence ATGGAAAATAATCAAGTGACAAAGCACGTTGCGGTATTGCTTGCAGATGGTTTTGAAGAGGGAGAAGCGGTTGTTTTTATCGATATAATGCGTCGCTTAGATATTAAGGTTGATGTGTTATCTTGCATGGAAACAACAGCGTTAGAAACCTATTTTGAAACACGGATATCTGCAGATTATACGCTAAAAGACAAAAAAGATGTTCTCTATGATGCTGTCATGATGCCTGGAGGCCCTAAAGGAACAGATAACTTATCTGCAAATTCGATGGTGATCGATTTTCTAAAGTGTCACATAGAGAAAGATAAATACATATGTGCGTTATGTTCATCTGGAGCTAAGGTGTTAGCCGCTAATCATCTTCTTAATGGACGAAATTACACAACCGGTGGTGGATTGGAAAAGAAATTTAGCGATGGTTGTTTCCAAGATAAGAAAGTGGTTGTTGATGGACGTTTCATTAGTGGTAAAGGTCTTGGTGTAAGCTTTGAGTTTGCCTTTACTGTAGCCAAACATCTTTTGTCTGATAATGTTGAAAAAGTAGAGTGGCAAGCACAGCACATTTATTTTGATCATTTCTAA
- a CDS encoding sugar kinase, whose amino-acid sequence MKKTKIAIIGECMIELSGNAFSTQTQSFGGDTLNTAVYLSRLLPHVSPYYLTALGQDQYSSLMLKAWEKENIDCSLVLRDQERLPGLYSINIDDEGERSFHYWRDNSAAKYMCQHLLFVPNIAKIMDADIIYLSGISLAILPTHDREILFDVLATLKKHGATIITDSNYRPRLWKNNLDAKFWLDNLYRLSDIALVTGDDEELLLDKLNMPEKEVADRLHALGVGHVVVKLGAKGAMWSTLEGKSGYVDGESVDKLVDTTAAGDSFNAAYIAAYSQGASMAESCAWGNRLASQVIQHKGAIIPMDYLQTLITDMGQINEK is encoded by the coding sequence ATGAAAAAGACGAAAATTGCCATTATTGGCGAATGCATGATTGAACTCAGTGGGAATGCGTTCTCTACACAAACTCAATCTTTTGGTGGTGATACGCTTAATACTGCGGTTTACCTCTCTCGCTTACTTCCACATGTTTCCCCTTATTATTTAACGGCGTTAGGTCAAGATCAATACAGTTCCTTGATGCTAAAAGCGTGGGAGAAAGAAAATATAGATTGTTCGCTGGTATTGCGAGATCAAGAGCGCCTCCCCGGTCTATATAGCATAAATATTGATGATGAAGGCGAACGTAGTTTTCATTATTGGCGAGACAATTCAGCTGCAAAGTATATGTGTCAGCATCTTTTATTTGTACCTAATATCGCCAAAATTATGGATGCAGACATTATCTATTTATCTGGTATCTCATTGGCTATTTTACCGACTCATGACCGTGAAATTTTATTCGACGTATTAGCGACATTAAAAAAACATGGTGCAACGATTATTACGGATTCTAATTATCGTCCAAGATTATGGAAAAATAATCTGGATGCAAAGTTTTGGTTAGATAACTTATACCGATTAAGTGATATCGCTTTAGTGACAGGAGATGATGAAGAGTTACTCCTTGATAAACTGAATATGCCAGAAAAAGAAGTCGCGGATCGACTACATGCACTAGGGGTGGGGCATGTGGTCGTGAAGCTCGGCGCTAAAGGTGCTATGTGGTCAACTCTTGAGGGAAAATCCGGCTATGTTGATGGGGAGTCAGTCGATAAGCTTGTTGATACGACAGCGGCTGGGGACTCATTTAATGCGGCTTATATTGCGGCATACAGTCAAGGTGCGTCCATGGCTGAAAGTTGCGCTTGGGGTAATCGCCTTGCTTCTCAAGTTATTCAGCACAAAGGAGCCATTATTCCGATGGACTACTTACAAACACTAATTACCGATATGGGACAGATTAATGAAAAATAA
- a CDS encoding tagatose bisphosphate family class II aldolase, with product MFLVSSREMLHKAQLGGYAVPAFNIHNLETAQVVVETAAEMQTPVILAGTPGTFSYAGTDYLIGICKEAAKRYHMPIALHLDHHESYSDIQKKVEAGIKSAMIDGSHLSFDKNIDLVRKVVQFCHRWDCSVEAELGRLGGQEDDLIVDEKDAMYTDPDAAVEFIKATGIDSLAIAIGTAHGLYKEKPCLDFDRLGIIRGKTDVPLVLHGASDVPDEDVRRCIELGITKVNVATELKIAFSDAVKSYFIENPGANDPRHYIIPGKEAMKKVVQDKIRVCGSEGKL from the coding sequence ATGTTTCTTGTATCATCCCGTGAAATGCTCCACAAAGCGCAGTTGGGTGGTTATGCCGTTCCTGCATTTAATATCCATAATTTAGAAACGGCTCAGGTCGTTGTTGAAACTGCTGCAGAAATGCAAACACCAGTTATTCTTGCTGGTACTCCCGGAACATTTTCTTATGCCGGAACTGATTACCTAATCGGTATTTGTAAAGAAGCCGCAAAACGTTATCACATGCCAATTGCGCTGCATTTAGATCACCATGAATCGTATTCTGATATTCAGAAAAAAGTAGAAGCAGGGATTAAATCAGCAATGATTGATGGTTCTCATTTAAGCTTTGATAAGAACATCGATCTCGTTCGTAAAGTGGTTCAATTTTGTCACCGTTGGGACTGTTCAGTTGAAGCTGAGTTAGGTCGTTTAGGTGGACAAGAAGACGATTTAATCGTTGATGAAAAAGATGCTATGTATACGGATCCTGATGCTGCGGTTGAATTTATTAAAGCGACGGGTATTGATTCACTCGCCATTGCTATCGGTACTGCACATGGATTGTATAAAGAAAAACCATGTTTAGATTTTGACCGACTAGGCATTATTCGCGGTAAAACTGACGTACCTTTAGTATTACATGGTGCATCAGACGTGCCTGATGAAGATGTACGTCGTTGTATTGAATTAGGTATTACCAAAGTAAATGTGGCAACAGAGCTAAAAATTGCTTTTTCAGATGCAGTGAAATCTTACTTTATCGAAAATCCAGGTGCTAACGATCCTCGTCACTATATTATCCCTGGTAAAGAAGCGATGAAAAAAGTCGTTCAAGATAAAATTCGAGTGTGTGGCAGTGAAGGGAAGCTGTAA
- a CDS encoding DUF2264 domain-containing protein produces the protein MKVEIEPQTLRYQPKEIRETKRPTIAYEHPNALTYLKSLKENIIRFANKKSLYTQHDEYIKNVFMDERVNLKYHCESIVSYIAEAFVHYSVWDHSHAYYPGRPSQQTARTDALEGTSRTLPTLAAWLHANGRFNTIITGLNQQPILVPEILRKAFLAGTNPQHKGYWGTLHHCDQRVCESADLALALWMSKEWVWDCFSIDEKCQIVTWFKQVNQCETVDNNWHLFVLTVQIVLKALTGEDEVQYEKYERVKEFYVGDGWFRDGAKGNYDYYNAWAFHYSLYWFTQIDVDFDSTFIKSALSDFVGNYRYFFGKEGFPFFGRSACYRLAVAAPLLAAVDLQSDKITIGEAKRAFHCNLKYFISNGALKAGLPTQGLFDEDVRLVDNYSGPASSLWSLRALNIALFCGEKINLWQAEEAPLAIEQGNFELDISAINMKVLGVYETQEVIAIFKNEYIQDQSPLSRRLLAPSRWEQTIEKITGRANRPKNNLLRKGITCYSSKMESFF, from the coding sequence ATGAAGGTAGAAATTGAACCACAAACGTTGCGGTATCAGCCTAAGGAAATAAGAGAAACGAAGCGCCCTACGATTGCTTACGAACACCCAAATGCGTTGACCTATTTAAAATCTCTGAAAGAAAATATCATCCGATTTGCAAATAAAAAATCACTCTATACTCAACATGATGAGTATATAAAAAACGTATTTATGGATGAAAGAGTCAATTTAAAATATCACTGTGAATCCATTGTTAGCTATATCGCAGAAGCTTTTGTTCATTATTCAGTATGGGATCATAGCCATGCTTATTATCCGGGAAGACCAAGCCAACAAACAGCCAGAACTGATGCATTGGAAGGAACAAGTCGAACGTTACCAACATTAGCTGCATGGTTACACGCTAACGGGAGATTTAATACGATCATTACTGGGTTAAACCAACAACCCATTTTAGTACCTGAGATTTTACGTAAAGCCTTTTTAGCTGGAACCAACCCACAACATAAAGGCTACTGGGGAACGCTACACCATTGTGATCAAAGAGTATGTGAAAGTGCAGATTTAGCTCTGGCATTATGGATGAGCAAAGAGTGGGTGTGGGATTGTTTTTCAATCGATGAAAAGTGTCAAATCGTCACTTGGTTTAAACAGGTTAATCAGTGTGAAACCGTTGATAATAATTGGCACTTGTTTGTACTTACCGTGCAAATCGTATTGAAAGCGTTAACCGGTGAAGATGAAGTCCAATATGAAAAATACGAAAGAGTAAAAGAGTTTTATGTCGGTGATGGATGGTTTCGTGATGGGGCAAAAGGAAATTACGATTACTATAATGCGTGGGCTTTTCATTACAGTTTGTACTGGTTTACTCAAATAGATGTTGATTTTGATTCTACTTTTATAAAGAGTGCATTATCTGATTTTGTTGGTAATTATCGTTATTTCTTTGGTAAAGAAGGGTTCCCTTTTTTTGGACGTAGTGCCTGTTATCGCTTAGCTGTTGCTGCTCCATTATTAGCGGCTGTGGATCTACAAAGCGACAAAATAACGATTGGTGAAGCGAAAAGAGCTTTTCATTGTAACTTGAAATACTTTATTAGTAACGGTGCGTTAAAAGCAGGATTACCCACACAAGGGTTGTTTGATGAAGATGTTCGTTTAGTTGATAACTACAGTGGTCCTGCTAGTAGTTTATGGTCATTAAGAGCATTGAATATAGCTCTGTTTTGTGGCGAAAAAATTAACCTTTGGCAAGCTGAAGAAGCCCCACTAGCAATTGAGCAAGGCAATTTTGAATTAGATATTTCTGCTATTAATATGAAAGTACTCGGTGTATATGAAACTCAAGAAGTGATAGCTATATTTAAAAATGAATATATTCAAGATCAATCTCCGCTTAGTAGACGCTTACTTGCACCATCTCGATGGGAGCAAACAATAGAGAAAATAACCGGACGGGCAAACAGGCCAAAGAATAATTTATTAAGAAAAGGGATAACTTGCTACTCATCAAAAATGGAATCATTCTTTTAA
- a CDS encoding sulfatase-like hydrolase/transferase, with product MNLSSSKKTVIASLVAAACVAAPSLSYAANHNPDQPNVLLVVMDDLGTGQLNFALDSLDKSELAKRSVPVRYQGDLDKMIDAAQRAMPNVEKLAANGVKMTNAFVAHPVCGPSRAGIFTGRHPTSFGTYSNDDAKLGIPLDIKLLPALFQENGYRTATIGKWHNAKIKGKNLVDEDKRTRDYHDNQITVTPKGYGPEERGFDYSYSFYASGAALWDSPAIWQNGKNISAPGYLTHNLTDQALKFIDESGDKPFFVNLAFSVPHIPLEEASPAKYMDRFNTGNVEADKYFAAINAADESLGIIMDNLEKKGELDNTIIFFLSDNGAVHESPMPMNGMDKGFKGQMYNGGVRVPFVAYWPKHIPAGGESDSLISALDILPTALAAAGIDIPEDMQVDGKNIMPVLEGKTETSPHQYLYWAGPGAKHYSEENDAFWYGYWKWITYETNTIPNNPNLEKLSKGSWAIRDQDWALYFYDDGSNKVKLFNDKEDPSESIDLAKKYPEKVKEMKNAFYNWIKDKPKPVAWVKIVIKS from the coding sequence ATGAACCTGTCCTCATCGAAGAAGACAGTAATTGCAAGCCTAGTTGCTGCTGCCTGTGTAGCTGCACCTTCGCTTTCTTATGCTGCAAATCACAATCCTGATCAACCTAACGTATTACTTGTCGTTATGGATGATTTAGGCACGGGCCAACTTAATTTTGCCCTAGACAGTTTGGATAAGTCTGAATTAGCTAAGCGCTCTGTCCCTGTTCGTTATCAGGGTGATTTAGATAAAATGATCGACGCTGCTCAGCGAGCGATGCCAAATGTTGAAAAACTGGCTGCAAATGGCGTTAAAATGACTAACGCATTTGTGGCCCACCCTGTTTGTGGCCCATCTCGTGCAGGGATTTTTACTGGTCGTCATCCAACAAGTTTTGGAACATACAGTAATGATGATGCAAAATTGGGTATCCCTTTAGATATCAAATTATTGCCAGCACTTTTCCAAGAAAATGGTTATCGAACAGCGACAATTGGTAAATGGCATAATGCCAAGATTAAAGGCAAAAATTTGGTTGATGAAGATAAGCGTACACGCGATTACCATGACAACCAAATTACTGTAACGCCAAAAGGTTATGGCCCAGAAGAGCGTGGTTTCGATTATTCATACAGTTTTTACGCATCGGGTGCCGCTTTATGGGATTCACCAGCTATTTGGCAAAATGGTAAAAATATCTCTGCTCCGGGTTATTTAACGCATAATTTAACCGATCAAGCGCTGAAGTTTATTGATGAAAGTGGTGACAAACCTTTCTTTGTTAACCTCGCATTTAGCGTGCCTCATATTCCATTAGAAGAAGCATCTCCTGCAAAATACATGGATAGATTTAATACTGGTAATGTTGAGGCGGACAAGTATTTTGCGGCAATTAATGCAGCAGATGAAAGCCTTGGGATTATCATGGATAACTTAGAGAAGAAAGGAGAGCTAGATAATACCATCATCTTCTTCTTGTCTGATAACGGAGCCGTTCATGAGTCTCCAATGCCAATGAATGGAATGGATAAAGGCTTTAAAGGGCAAATGTATAACGGTGGTGTCAGAGTCCCATTTGTCGCTTACTGGCCAAAACACATTCCAGCTGGTGGTGAAAGTGATTCACTGATCTCAGCATTGGATATTTTACCAACGGCTCTAGCTGCGGCAGGCATTGATATTCCTGAAGATATGCAGGTTGATGGTAAAAACATTATGCCTGTTTTAGAAGGGAAGACGGAAACATCACCTCATCAATACTTATATTGGGCAGGTCCTGGAGCGAAACATTACAGTGAAGAAAATGATGCGTTCTGGTATGGCTACTGGAAGTGGATCACCTATGAAACCAATACAATTCCGAATAACCCAAATTTAGAAAAACTGTCTAAAGGCTCATGGGCGATTCGTGATCAAGATTGGGCGTTGTATTTCTATGATGATGGTTCAAATAAGGTGAAGCTATTTAATGATAAAGAAGATCCTTCAGAGTCGATTGATTTAGCTAAAAAATACCCTGAAAAAGTGAAAGAGATGAAAAATGCTTTCTATAACTGGATTAAAGATAAACCAAAACCAGTTGCTTGGGTCAAGATCGTTATCAAATCTTAA
- a CDS encoding anaerobic sulfatase maturase, giving the protein MAGGEPTLAGLDFYRNAVKYQQQYAEGKIITNSFQTNAVAINRQWAEFFSQHNFLLGVSIDGIAEVHDKYRISVNGKPTFERVKRALELLKEYKVEFNTLTVINDQNWQRGKETYQALKELGSTHMQFIPIVEVHANCQQSTNGHYSPSQDAELTHFSVPADGYGQFMMAVFNQWVREDVGQVFVRIFDSILGSWMGYPASTCVQSKECGQAMVIEANGDVYSCDHYVYPANKLGNIEQTALAQMATSKQQKRFGSAKSLKLTGQCEACDVYRLCHGGCPKHRLVSLDGEKHKHNYLCKSYQQIFTQTAPAMHLMSQAIQQGGTAIDAVPLIKNILRI; this is encoded by the coding sequence TTGGCAGGGGGGGAACCAACATTAGCCGGCCTAGATTTTTATCGAAATGCAGTGAAATATCAGCAACAGTATGCTGAAGGTAAAATTATCACCAATAGCTTTCAAACCAATGCCGTAGCCATTAATCGTCAATGGGCAGAGTTCTTTTCTCAACACAATTTTCTGCTGGGTGTTTCTATTGATGGTATTGCTGAGGTTCATGATAAATATCGTATTTCAGTTAATGGCAAGCCTACGTTTGAGCGAGTGAAGCGAGCACTTGAATTATTAAAAGAGTACAAGGTTGAGTTTAATACATTAACGGTGATTAACGATCAAAATTGGCAACGTGGTAAAGAAACGTATCAAGCATTAAAAGAGTTAGGTTCAACTCATATGCAATTTATTCCAATTGTTGAAGTTCATGCGAATTGTCAGCAATCAACAAATGGACATTATTCTCCCTCACAAGATGCAGAGTTAACCCATTTTAGTGTGCCTGCTGATGGTTATGGGCAGTTTATGATGGCTGTGTTTAATCAGTGGGTTAGAGAAGATGTCGGTCAGGTTTTTGTTCGTATTTTCGATAGTATTTTAGGCAGTTGGATGGGATACCCAGCTTCTACTTGTGTGCAATCAAAAGAGTGTGGGCAAGCCATGGTAATAGAAGCAAATGGTGATGTTTATTCTTGTGATCATTATGTTTATCCGGCAAATAAATTAGGAAATATTGAACAAACGGCATTAGCTCAAATGGCTACAAGTAAACAACAGAAGCGTTTTGGTTCTGCGAAATCCCTTAAGTTAACTGGCCAATGTGAAGCGTGTGATGTGTATCGTTTGTGTCATGGTGGTTGCCCTAAACATCGCCTCGTTTCTCTTGATGGAGAAAAGCATAAGCACAATTATCTTTGTAAATCCTATCAGCAAATTTTTACGCAAACCGCACCTGCCATGCATTTAATGTCTCAAGCCATTCAACAAGGAGGAACCGCGATTGATGCCGTACCTCTGATTAAAAATATCCTACGTATTTAA
- a CDS encoding polysaccharide lyase 8 family protein, which produces MYMIKKHRLNTIALSMLFLFTGNAYAAKNTQTPQYLPSDFEQVRENWAENYLGDPAITFDQTLKNMVTSTNSSAQKHWDSMTPQPNASGIWDDLPLIDKDTTLGPNIRSSYQRLFTMAKAYRLRDGNLENNQLMLNNIMTAMNYINQNFYFVNQLEYGNWWQWELAIPKDIHNILVLLFDDIKDNYQTIITNHLNATRYFTPDPTHLGVSPGAAESTNPNYRESTGGNRTDNAQVVLIRGMLENNSEEISQAIAALPAVIEYVSEGDGYYTDGSFLQHSDIAYNGTYGNVLLGGLGIQMNAVAGSPWSMDNQTISNVYNIINQSYEPLLYKGAMMDMVNGRSISRSAEQNHDVGLNIVNSMLFYTNGPDSDKNKQLSSLIKTQITDDTYQNFFDKIYYVSTYQAAQHIVNDPTVSLKDPLIGNFSYPSMDRVVHRRNDWAFALAMHSYRIGNYECMNGENLKGWFTGDGMTYLYNDQLDHYTGYWPTVNASRMPGTTVDSQVMADCSGERVGGNVNTNMQWVGSTSLNNYGIAGMQFYNWSDTLSAYKSWFMFDNEVVMLSSNIKDQSNGNNITTIENRKRLTDTQLFIDGTEQAVLPYQGVPTTFSIRNKTLANSDLSYVMLTPKTISISQNNVDGNWSDIGNSKGDVSDSYLQATLTQVNQADYQYALLPNQNNDAVQTYAQHPDVTVLRQDEQAHAVQENTLNIIAANNWKNSPVNITDTITLNSMMGFMIKEESSNTFTVAVSEPIQTIDSVNFTFDKQGIVIKEDIENRVALNGTTLTINTSGLQGQSYSFQVTIQD; this is translated from the coding sequence ATGTATATGATCAAAAAACATCGTTTGAATACGATTGCTCTCTCTATGTTATTTCTATTTACGGGAAACGCTTACGCTGCAAAAAATACCCAAACACCACAATATTTACCGAGTGATTTTGAGCAAGTAAGAGAAAACTGGGCTGAAAATTATTTAGGTGATCCTGCTATAACGTTTGATCAAACGCTAAAAAATATGGTGACCAGCACCAATAGTTCGGCGCAAAAACATTGGGATAGCATGACACCACAACCAAACGCTTCTGGAATTTGGGATGATTTACCATTAATAGATAAAGATACAACACTCGGTCCTAATATACGCAGCTCCTATCAACGTTTATTTACCATGGCAAAGGCTTATCGTTTACGTGATGGCAATTTAGAAAATAATCAATTAATGCTAAATAACATCATGACTGCCATGAACTACATAAATCAAAATTTCTACTTTGTTAATCAATTAGAATATGGCAATTGGTGGCAGTGGGAGTTGGCAATACCAAAAGATATTCATAACATTTTAGTGCTACTTTTTGATGATATTAAAGACAATTACCAAACCATTATAACCAATCACCTTAATGCTACTCGCTATTTCACACCAGACCCAACTCACTTAGGAGTCAGTCCTGGTGCTGCTGAATCAACGAATCCTAACTATCGAGAATCCACTGGCGGCAATCGAACCGATAATGCTCAAGTTGTACTTATTCGTGGCATGCTTGAAAACAATAGTGAAGAAATCAGCCAAGCTATTGCTGCTCTTCCTGCGGTTATTGAATATGTGAGCGAAGGGGATGGCTATTACACTGATGGGTCATTCTTACAACACTCTGATATTGCCTATAACGGTACATATGGCAATGTATTACTTGGTGGTTTAGGCATTCAAATGAACGCAGTCGCAGGCTCACCATGGAGTATGGATAACCAAACCATTAGCAACGTTTACAATATCATTAACCAATCGTATGAACCTTTGCTGTATAAAGGAGCAATGATGGATATGGTCAATGGTCGCTCGATTTCTCGAAGCGCTGAACAAAATCATGATGTTGGATTAAATATTGTCAACTCTATGTTGTTCTATACCAATGGACCAGATAGCGATAAAAATAAACAACTGTCATCACTGATCAAAACCCAAATAACCGATGATACTTATCAAAACTTCTTTGATAAAATTTACTATGTATCCACGTATCAGGCTGCTCAGCATATTGTTAATGATCCAACGGTTTCGCTTAAAGATCCTCTGATTGGTAACTTTAGCTACCCTTCAATGGACCGTGTTGTGCACCGTCGAAATGATTGGGCTTTCGCTTTAGCGATGCACTCATATCGTATTGGTAACTACGAATGCATGAATGGTGAAAACCTTAAAGGCTGGTTTACTGGCGATGGCATGACCTATTTATATAACGATCAGCTTGATCATTACACAGGATATTGGCCAACCGTTAATGCATCTCGTATGCCGGGAACAACGGTTGATAGTCAAGTCATGGCTGATTGTAGTGGTGAACGTGTAGGTGGAAATGTAAATACTAATATGCAATGGGTTGGTAGTACTTCATTAAACAACTATGGGATTGCTGGTATGCAATTTTATAATTGGAGTGACACACTAAGTGCTTATAAATCTTGGTTTATGTTTGATAATGAAGTCGTCATGCTTAGCTCTAACATTAAAGACCAAAGCAATGGAAATAACATAACTACGATTGAAAACAGAAAGCGCTTAACAGATACACAATTATTTATTGATGGTACAGAGCAAGCAGTATTACCATATCAAGGAGTACCAACTACTTTTAGCATTCGTAATAAAACACTCGCTAACAGTGACTTAAGCTATGTTATGTTAACGCCTAAAACCATATCAATAAGCCAAAATAATGTAGATGGTAATTGGAGTGATATTGGCAATAGCAAAGGTGATGTTTCAGACTCGTACTTACAAGCGACATTAACTCAAGTAAATCAGGCAGATTATCAATATGCCCTACTTCCTAATCAAAACAATGATGCTGTACAAACCTATGCTCAACATCCTGATGTCACAGTTCTACGCCAAGATGAACAAGCACACGCGGTACAAGAAAACACCTTAAATATCATTGCCGCAAATAATTGGAAAAATAGTCCCGTTAATATCACAGACACTATTACACTGAACTCAATGATGGGCTTTATGATTAAAGAAGAAAGTTCAAATACGTTCACTGTTGCAGTTAGTGAACCAATTCAGACTATTGATAGCGTAAACTTTACCTTTGATAAACAAGGTATTGTAATTAAAGAAGATATTGAAAATCGTGTGGCATTAAATGGCACAACACTTACCATTAATACCTCTGGTTTACAGGGACAATCTTATTCTTTCCAAGTAACAATTCAAGACTAA
- a CDS encoding FTR1 family protein, translating into MFASITIVFREGLEMAIIVSLLLAATKDIPNRSKWILGGTGAGVLLSVLLAILALNNATITTLIEGKITGGIILALSSILIGYTVIWMKSNGMKASQDIKASVNNIKENNKPLFSLSLVAFFCVFREGIEVVLFLLGLTSDSETTGLAILSGSLIGAAGAIAAGVAMYFGFIRINLGKVFNFFAVLMSFLAAGMAMNAVSKFTSAGLINPIINPLWNSTALLDHHSNWFGLFIHVMFGYTEKPSLAQLIAYIATLSILFVLTKNQTNKLMKAKKVA; encoded by the coding sequence ATGTTTGCCAGTATAACGATTGTATTTAGAGAAGGCTTAGAAATGGCCATTATTGTTTCTTTGCTTTTAGCCGCAACAAAAGATATACCCAACAGATCAAAATGGATTTTAGGAGGAACAGGAGCAGGAGTTCTTCTCTCTGTATTGCTAGCCATTTTAGCGTTAAACAACGCAACTATTACGACACTAATTGAAGGAAAAATAACAGGAGGAATCATCCTAGCGTTATCTAGTATTTTAATTGGTTATACCGTTATTTGGATGAAATCAAACGGAATGAAAGCTTCTCAAGATATAAAAGCCTCTGTAAATAATATCAAAGAAAACAATAAACCTTTATTTTCATTAAGTTTGGTCGCTTTCTTTTGTGTTTTCCGTGAAGGTATTGAAGTTGTATTATTTCTTTTAGGTCTAACAAGTGATAGTGAAACAACAGGGCTTGCAATCTTAAGTGGCAGTTTAATTGGAGCTGCTGGTGCGATTGCAGCAGGCGTTGCAATGTACTTTGGTTTCATCAGAATCAATCTTGGTAAAGTATTCAACTTCTTTGCAGTCTTAATGTCATTTTTAGCTGCGGGTATGGCAATGAATGCTGTAAGTAAATTTACTTCAGCAGGATTAATTAATCCAATTATCAATCCATTATGGAATAGCACCGCCTTACTTGATCATCATTCAAATTGGTTTGGCTTATTTATTCACGTAATGTTTGGATATACAGAAAAGCCGAGCTTAGCTCAGTTGATCGCTTATATTGCTACATTAAGTATTCTTTTTGTATTAACCAAAAATCAAACAAATAAATTAATGAAAGCAAAAAAAGTAGCTTAG